From the Clostridia bacterium genome, the window AATCTTATTTATTCATAAGAAGTGCCATGATAGCCTTCTGTACATGCAGTCTGTTTTCTGCCTCATCGAAAATGACAGATTGAGGCCCATCCAGAATTTCTTCGGTTACTTCATAGCCCCTGTAAGCAGGCAAGCAATGAAGGAATATGGCATCTTCCTTGGCATGTGATAATAACTCACTGTTTACCTGGTAAGGCATGAATAATTTTACCCGCTGTTCCTTCTCAGCTTCCTGACCCATACTAACCCATGTATCTGTATATATTACATCAGCATCCTTTACAGCTTCTACAGGGTCTTGCGTTAGGATAATCTCCGAGCCTGAAAGTTTTGAATCCTCATGTGCTTCAAAAGTTATGTTTCTATCGCACTCATAACCTTTTGGCGTTGCAACGGCTATATCCATTCCGACCTTAGCGCAGCCATGCAGTAAAGAGTTTGCCACGTTATTGCCATCTCCTACATATGCAAGCTTCAGTCCTTTCAGTGTACCCTTATGTTCATATACGGTAAACAAATCAGCCAATATCTGACATGGGTGCATTAAATCAGTCAAACCGTTTATTACTGGGATGTTCCCGAATTTGGCCAGCTCTTCCACATCACTGTGTTTATATGTTCGGATCATTATTCCGTCAATATATCTGGATAAAACCTGAGCTGTATCATAAATGGTTTCCCCACGGCCCAACTGAATGTCATTGGAGCTAAGGAAAAGGGAATAGCCCCCTAACTGATACATACCCACCTCAAAAGATACCCTTGTTCTGGTAGAAGATTTGGTAAATATCATGCCAAGGGTCTTACCTTTCAGAATATGATGCTGGATACCTTCTTTTGTTTGTCTTTTGAGTTTTTCAGCAAGTTTGAATATTTCTTCAAAATCTTCGATAGTCAGATCATAAAGACTGATTAAGTGCTTCATAGTAGTCAACCTCCACATTAACATAGCAAATTTTCTAAAACTCTAATATCAATCTAATTTTTATTTACTGTATGCAGCCCGAGTAAGCAGAATAATCATCCAAAGAATATATTTCTGTTTCTCTTTGATGTATTATGTGATCTATTACCTGAAGGGCTGCTTTGGTAGTATCCAGTGAAGTTATACAGGGAACATTGTATTCGATAGCAGTCCTTCTCAGAAGAAATCCGAGTCTGGAAGCAATCTTCCCCTTTGTTGGAGTATTTATTATAAACTGTACCTTATCATTCTTGATATAATCTATAATATCATCACTTGATACAGCATCAACTTCTACACCTGCTCCTGATAGGAAATTATAGGTATCTTCAGTTGCCATGAGTCTGAAATTCAGTTCTGAAAGCCTGTGAGCTATATCAATACATTCGTCCTTATCCCTGTCAGCTACTGAGAGCAGAACACTTCCGCCAAGCGGGATCTTGAGGCCGGAAGCGACAAATGCTTTATACAAGGCACTGAGGAAATCCTTGTCTACGCCCATAACTTCGCCTGTAGACTTCATTTCAGGTCCAAGGAACGTATCAACTGTGGCCAGTTTTGAGAAAGAAAATACGGGAGCTTTTACAGCTGTAAATTCCGTCTCTTTTGCAAGTCCCGGTTTATAGCCAAGGTCTTTGAGTTTTTTACCCATTATGAGCTTTGTAGCAACATTTACCATAGGTATCCCTGTTATTTTACTCATAACCGGAACTGTACGGCTTGCACGTGGGTTAACTTCAATTACATAAACCTTGTTGTTTTCATCAAGTACAAATTGTATATTGAATAATCCTTTAACATTTAAAGCTTTAGCAAGCTTCATTGTATAATCCACAACAGTATCTTTCGTTTTTTTATCGAGAGTTCTCGGGGGGTATATGGCTATACTGTCGCCTGAGTGTACTCCGGCTCTTTCCACATGTTCCATTATACCTGGGATAAGCACCTCGGTACCGTCGCATATTCCATCTACTTCAACTTCCTTACCTGTAATATACTTATCTATCAATATCGGATGTTTGGTAGATATATCAACAGCAAGGCTCATATATTCCTCAAGAGCCGAATCATTATACACGATTTCCATAGCTCTGCCGCCTAGCACGTAAGAAGGTCTTACAAGCACCGGATACCCGATTTTGGCTGCAACTTCTTTAGCTTGATCAAATGAGAAAACTGTATTTCCGGGAGGGATAGGAATATCAAGTTCTTCAAGCAACTTAAGAAATTTATCCCTGTCCTCGGCTATGTCGATGTCTTCTACATTGGTACCCAGAATTTTTACACCTTCCTTGTGCAGAGGACCTGCAAGGTTGATAGCTGTCTGCCCTCCAAACTGAACAATAACCCCAATCGGTTTTTCTTTTCTTATAATATCCAATACGCATTCCTTGGTAAGGGGTTCAAAATAGAGCTTATCTGATGTATCGAAATCTGTGCTGACAGTTTCGGGATTGTTGTTTATGATAATCGACTCAAGGTTGAGTTCTTTAAGCGCTCTTACAGAGTGAACGCTGCAGTAGTCAAATTCTATTCCCTGCCCGATTCTTATAGGGCCTGAGCCGATAACAAGAACCTTTTCGTTTTCCGATACGATAACATCATCTTTTTCTTCATAGGTAGAGTAATAGTAAGGTGTAACGGCTTCAAACTCACCTGCACAAGTATCAACAATTTTATATACGGGATTTATGGGATACTTATCTCTCAGCTCCAGTATACTTTCAAGGGAAACATTAGCCAGATTTGCAATATATGAATCACCAAAGCCTATTTTCTTTGCCCTTGAGTATAAGTCATAGTCGAGCCATGCAATACCTGCACGTTTGATTTCTTCCGCAAGCTTTACTATTTTTTTGAGCTTTCTAATAAAGAACTCATCTATTTTGGTGATATTGACGATTTCTCCGGCAGTAACACCTTTCTGAAGAGCCTTGCATATAGCAAAAATCCTCTGGTCATTAGGTTTTTTTATTGATTCAATGAGCTCTTCCTTTGTTTTATTTTCAAATAGACTTAAACCCAACTGATAGTTGAATTTTATATCAAGTGAATCTATAGCTTTCAGCAGTGATTCTTCAAAAGTTCTGCCGATAGCCATTACTTCTCCGGTCGCCTTCATCTGTGTACCCAGACTTCTGTCTGCAGTAGTGAATTTATCGAAGGGCCACCTTGGAACCTTTGTGACAACATAGTCGAGTGAAGGTTCAAAGCATGCATAGGTGTTCTGAGTTACCGAGTTTTTTATCTCATCAAGGTTAAGGCCTATAGCAATCTTTGCTGCAACCCTTGCAATAGGGTAGCCTGTAGCCTTTGAAGCAAGGGCGCTGGAACGGCTTACCCTTGGGTTAACTTCGATAACGACATATTCAAGACTTAAAGGATTTAGGGCGTATTGGATATTACACCCACCTTTTATATCAAGAGCACGTATGACTTTAATAGAAGCAGAACGGAGCATCTGATATTCTATATCTGACAGAGTCTGACTCGGTGCAACAACTATACTGTCTCCCGTATGAACACCTACCGGGTCGAAGTTTTCCATATTACATATGATAATACAGTTATCTGCGCCGTCTCTGACTACTTCATATTCTATTTCCTTCCATCCCGCAACACTCTGTTCAAGCAAAACCTGATTAATCATACTGAGCTTCAGACCTTTACCGCAAATGTACCTGAACTCATCCATATCATTTGCTATGCCTCCGCCTGTTCCACCTAGAGTGTAGGCCGGACGTATTATAATGGGAAAGCCGACCTCTTCGGCAAAGGCGACAGCATCGGTCAGGGTTGTTACTATAGTACTGTGAGGAACCTTTTCACCTATTTCCTGCATAGTACGTTTAAATAATTCTCTGTCTTCGGCTTTTTTTATTGACTGAAGTGAAGTTCCCAAAAGCTCCACGTTCATCTCTTCGAGGATGCCGTCATTAGCTAGTTCTACTGCCATATTAAGGCCTGTTTGGCCGCCGAGGGATGCAAGTATTCCGTCAGGTTTTTCCTTTTTAATTATTTGTTTCACAAACTCTAGAGAAATAGGCTCTATATAAACTTTATCCGCAACTTCGGCATCGGTCATAATGGTAGCGGGGTTACTGTTTACAAGTACTACTTCGATTCCTTCTTCTTTAAGGGATTTGCAGGCCTGCGTTCCTGAATAATCAAACTCTGCAGCCTGACCGATTATTATGGGACCTGAACCTATCACAAGTACTTTTTTAATATTTTCAATTTTTGGCATAAAGAACCTCCACCTATTTCACCTGTTTTTCCATCATCCTGATGAAGTCATCAAAGATGTATGCTGAGTCCTGAGGCCCTGGTGCTGCTTCAGGATGGTACTGAACACTTATGATAGGCATGAACTTATGCCTGAAACCTTCTACAGTGCCATCATTTACATTCAGATGTGTTATTGTTATATCCGGACTAAAATCTTTTTTTAGTGCGTAGTTGTGATTCTGTGACGTTATATAGCAGCGGCCTGTGGTAAAGTCTTTCACAGGGTGGTTGCCGCCGTGGTGCCCGAACTTTAATTTATAGGTGTCTCCGCCTAAAGACAGACCCAGCAGCTGATGTCCCAGACATATCCCCAGCATTGGCTTCCTGCCGAGAATTTTTTGTATGTTGGATTTTATCATAGGGAGATCCATAGGATCACCGGGGCCGTTGGACAGTAATATCCCATCCGGATTATAGCCCATGATTTCTTCAACGGATGAAAATGCAGGGAGTATAAATATATCACAATCCCTTTTTTCAAGAGATCTGACGATATTGTATTTTACTCCGAAATCAAGAAGTACAACTCTTTTGCCCGTACCAGGTTTGTGTATGGGAGTTTTGGTGGTCACTTCCATTACAAGATTTCTTTTTGCATCCTTCTTCTGTTTTAGTTTTTCCAGCAGTATGTCTATATTTCCGCACTCTGTAGAGATAATCCCATACATGCTTCCAAATTTCCTTATATGCTGAGTGAGTGCTCGGGTGTCAATTCCCTTTATCCCGATAATGTAGTTTTTTGTAAAGTATTCTTCGGGATTTACACTGTATCTCCAGTTACTGGGAGCATCGCATAACTCTTTTACGATAAAGCCCTGTATATGAGGTTTATAGGATTCATCGTCAAATTCATTGAA encodes:
- the carB gene encoding carbamoyl-phosphate synthase large subunit; the protein is MPKIENIKKVLVIGSGPIIIGQAAEFDYSGTQACKSLKEEGIEVVLVNSNPATIMTDAEVADKVYIEPISLEFVKQIIKKEKPDGILASLGGQTGLNMAVELANDGILEEMNVELLGTSLQSIKKAEDRELFKRTMQEIGEKVPHSTIVTTLTDAVAFAEEVGFPIIIRPAYTLGGTGGGIANDMDEFRYICGKGLKLSMINQVLLEQSVAGWKEIEYEVVRDGADNCIIICNMENFDPVGVHTGDSIVVAPSQTLSDIEYQMLRSASIKVIRALDIKGGCNIQYALNPLSLEYVVIEVNPRVSRSSALASKATGYPIARVAAKIAIGLNLDEIKNSVTQNTYACFEPSLDYVVTKVPRWPFDKFTTADRSLGTQMKATGEVMAIGRTFEESLLKAIDSLDIKFNYQLGLSLFENKTKEELIESIKKPNDQRIFAICKALQKGVTAGEIVNITKIDEFFIRKLKKIVKLAEEIKRAGIAWLDYDLYSRAKKIGFGDSYIANLANVSLESILELRDKYPINPVYKIVDTCAGEFEAVTPYYYSTYEEKDDVIVSENEKVLVIGSGPIRIGQGIEFDYCSVHSVRALKELNLESIIINNNPETVSTDFDTSDKLYFEPLTKECVLDIIRKEKPIGVIVQFGGQTAINLAGPLHKEGVKILGTNVEDIDIAEDRDKFLKLLEELDIPIPPGNTVFSFDQAKEVAAKIGYPVLVRPSYVLGGRAMEIVYNDSALEEYMSLAVDISTKHPILIDKYITGKEVEVDGICDGTEVLIPGIMEHVERAGVHSGDSIAIYPPRTLDKKTKDTVVDYTMKLAKALNVKGLFNIQFVLDENNKVYVIEVNPRASRTVPVMSKITGIPMVNVATKLIMGKKLKDLGYKPGLAKETEFTAVKAPVFSFSKLATVDTFLGPEMKSTGEVMGVDKDFLSALYKAFVASGLKIPLGGSVLLSVADRDKDECIDIAHRLSELNFRLMATEDTYNFLSGAGVEVDAVSSDDIIDYIKNDKVQFIINTPTKGKIASRLGFLLRRTAIEYNVPCITSLDTTKAALQVIDHIIHQRETEIYSLDDYSAYSGCIQ
- the argF gene encoding ornithine carbamoyltransferase, producing MKHLISLYDLTIEDFEEIFKLAEKLKRQTKEGIQHHILKGKTLGMIFTKSSTRTRVSFEVGMYQLGGYSLFLSSNDIQLGRGETIYDTAQVLSRYIDGIMIRTYKHSDVEELAKFGNIPVINGLTDLMHPCQILADLFTVYEHKGTLKGLKLAYVGDGNNVANSLLHGCAKVGMDIAVATPKGYECDRNITFEAHEDSKLSGSEIILTQDPVEAVKDADVIYTDTWVSMGQEAEKEQRVKLFMPYQVNSELLSHAKEDAIFLHCLPAYRGYEVTEEILDGPQSVIFDEAENRLHVQKAIMALLMNK
- the carA gene encoding glutamine-hydrolyzing carbamoyl-phosphate synthase small subunit, encoding MKSVLVLEDGTYFSGEAFGHHGETIGEVVFNTCMTGYQEISTDPSYNGQIVTMTYPLIGNYGFNEFDDESYKPHIQGFIVKELCDAPSNWRYSVNPEEYFTKNYIIGIKGIDTRALTQHIRKFGSMYGIISTECGNIDILLEKLKQKKDAKRNLVMEVTTKTPIHKPGTGKRVVLLDFGVKYNIVRSLEKRDCDIFILPAFSSVEEIMGYNPDGILLSNGPGDPMDLPMIKSNIQKILGRKPMLGICLGHQLLGLSLGGDTYKLKFGHHGGNHPVKDFTTGRCYITSQNHNYALKKDFSPDITITHLNVNDGTVEGFRHKFMPIISVQYHPEAAPGPQDSAYIFDDFIRMMEKQVK